The following coding sequences are from one candidate division KSB1 bacterium window:
- a CDS encoding transposase encodes MLRKKYSSSYKVRTVLEGLKLPEGIAAYCRQRGISEVQFYQWQKQMISNADALFTKLPKTTERKINNLEEELRRKDHIIAVVTEEALELKKKLTD; translated from the coding sequence ATGCTAAGGAAGAAATATTCATCGAGTTATAAAGTTCGAACAGTTTTAGAAGGTCTGAAATTGCCTGAAGGTATAGCGGCTTACTGTCGTCAACGAGGAATTAGTGAGGTTCAGTTTTATCAATGGCAGAAGCAAATGATTAGCAATGCAGATGCGCTATTTACAAAATTACCCAAGACAACGGAGCGCAAGATAAATAACCTGGAAGAGGAATTAAGGCGCAAAGATCATATCATAGCCGTTGTCACAGAAGAGGCGTTAGAGCTTAAAAAAAAACTTACCGATTAG